One Gloeobacter morelensis MG652769 DNA window includes the following coding sequences:
- a CDS encoding DUF6391 domain-containing protein, producing the protein MTHANDLPRPVTIERDDSPLSALQDLFERIRQVHALEHATIWVLSEQDPDLKLSGFSTDRGFFIYGPVDTGALLRAAHRALERINRGEENLAIHPRCGTNLSVGMLITAGVGLGASLFLPRRPLPQLVALGTAAVAASQLATGLGALAQRHLTTSIPRNLEIAGARTLSDLAGRHSHFVETRYIG; encoded by the coding sequence ATGACCCACGCCAACGATCTACCCCGGCCGGTGACCATCGAGCGGGACGATTCGCCCCTCAGCGCGCTGCAGGATCTCTTCGAGCGCATCCGTCAGGTGCATGCCCTCGAGCACGCCACCATCTGGGTGCTCTCCGAACAGGATCCCGATCTCAAATTGAGCGGTTTTTCGACCGATCGGGGCTTTTTTATCTATGGCCCGGTCGACACCGGAGCGCTGCTGCGCGCCGCCCACCGCGCCCTGGAGCGCATCAACCGGGGTGAAGAGAACCTTGCTATCCACCCGCGCTGCGGCACCAACCTCTCGGTGGGCATGCTGATTACCGCCGGGGTCGGTTTAGGAGCGAGTTTGTTCTTGCCGCGCCGTCCCCTGCCGCAACTGGTGGCCCTCGGCACCGCAGCGGTGGCAGCCTCCCAACTGGCCACCGGCCTTGGAGCCCTCGCCCAGCGCCACCTCACCACCTCGATTCCCCGCAACCTCGAAATTGCCGGGGCGCGCACGCTCTCCGATCTGGCCGGCCGCCACAGCCATTTCGTCGAGACCCGCTATATCGGCTAA
- a CDS encoding SDR family oxidoreductase: MQGKVVLITGASGGIGSAVARRVAAQGASLALAGRTQAVLDALAAECEAAGSPQTLAMATDVTVKEQVDNLYTKVAATFGQIDVVLNAAGLGILKPIQNLSETDLDRQMAVNLKGTFLSCQAAVPLMSQQSGGGHIFNIPGILGQHPMATAAAYCASKYAVVGLTKSMALDLKRAGVKFTLLYLGGVNTPFWDNAGMRVQRDKMLSAETAAEAVAFALAVPSPGVPNEIVIQPDSHQFL; this comes from the coding sequence ATGCAGGGCAAGGTGGTTTTGATTACAGGTGCAAGCGGCGGGATCGGTTCGGCGGTAGCGCGCCGGGTGGCCGCCCAGGGGGCTTCGCTGGCACTGGCGGGGCGTACTCAGGCTGTGCTCGACGCTCTGGCGGCCGAGTGCGAAGCGGCCGGCAGTCCCCAGACCCTGGCCATGGCCACCGACGTCACCGTCAAAGAACAGGTGGATAATCTCTACACCAAGGTGGCGGCTACCTTCGGTCAGATCGACGTTGTGCTCAACGCCGCCGGCCTTGGCATCCTCAAGCCCATTCAGAACCTGAGCGAAACAGATCTCGACCGGCAGATGGCCGTCAACCTCAAAGGCACCTTCTTGAGTTGCCAGGCGGCGGTGCCCCTGATGAGCCAACAGTCGGGGGGGGGCCACATTTTTAACATTCCGGGCATCCTCGGCCAGCACCCGATGGCGACGGCCGCCGCCTACTGCGCCTCCAAGTACGCCGTCGTCGGCCTCACCAAGTCGATGGCCCTCGATCTCAAGCGCGCGGGCGTCAAATTCACGCTGCTCTACCTGGGTGGGGTGAACACACCCTTCTGGGACAACGCCGGCATGCGCGTTCAGCGCGACAAAATGTTGAGTGCCGAGACCGCTGCCGAGGCTGTCGCCTTTGCCCTCGCCGTCCCCTCCCCCGGTGTTCCCAACGAAATCGTCATCCAGCCCGACAGTCACCAGTTTCTCTAG
- a CDS encoding EcsC family protein yields the protein MTQQQPAARTPSIPLGDSLRNLVQERLQSASRVVEGQIAPQVVSWVATTRSRLGDSLQAVRTSDWMQQIGRTIGANWILQLLDQVNLQKVRETVTALQLEHPGESPPELAQRLIQRKAVFAGGVGVASGLLPPGINLPLVAADVVATVMLEIELIYEIACLYGLDLGDPDRKGEAVLVLALGSGADRLAGAGTQALKQAVGQQMARIGTEQLARLVGKQLAERLLLKGVPLFVGALVGAGVNATALMLIGNTASKFYASQISVEPVADTATQKSLPAD from the coding sequence ATGACTCAGCAACAACCGGCGGCAAGGACACCGAGCATCCCTCTAGGCGACAGCCTGCGCAACTTGGTGCAGGAACGCCTGCAAAGTGCAAGCCGCGTAGTCGAAGGTCAGATCGCTCCACAGGTGGTGAGCTGGGTGGCCACTACTCGCTCGCGGTTGGGCGATTCGCTGCAGGCGGTGCGCACCAGCGACTGGATGCAGCAGATTGGCCGCACGATTGGCGCCAACTGGATCTTGCAACTGCTCGATCAGGTGAACCTCCAGAAAGTGCGCGAGACAGTGACGGCACTCCAGCTCGAACATCCTGGCGAGTCGCCGCCCGAACTGGCCCAGCGGCTTATCCAGCGCAAGGCGGTGTTTGCGGGTGGAGTGGGTGTGGCAAGCGGTCTGCTGCCGCCGGGTATCAACCTGCCGCTGGTGGCGGCGGACGTGGTGGCTACGGTGATGCTCGAAATTGAGCTAATCTACGAAATTGCCTGCCTCTACGGACTGGATCTGGGCGATCCCGACCGCAAGGGTGAAGCGGTTCTGGTGCTGGCCCTTGGTTCCGGCGCCGATCGTCTGGCCGGGGCAGGCACCCAGGCGCTCAAGCAGGCGGTGGGTCAGCAGATGGCCAGGATAGGCACCGAGCAACTGGCCCGCCTTGTGGGTAAGCAGCTGGCGGAGCGGCTCCTGCTCAAAGGCGTACCGTTGTTTGTAGGGGCGCTGGTGGGCGCGGGGGTCAATGCAACGGCCCTGATGCTCATCGGCAACACGGCGAGCAAGTTCTACGCCTCGCAAATTTCGGTTGAGCCGGTTGCCGATACTGCGACGCAAAAGAGTCTGCCTGCCGATTGA
- a CDS encoding cyanophycinase has translation MRKFWSLVPALMLLAAPCYAQGVVMVAGGGSEGDIGDTASWSYRLYPTLIEAGDVNGDGRITVAVIADSSQSEFIPEYFEWLGADDAFNVLVATRTQANDPAAVDRVRDVDAIFIKGGDQGKYYDNWNDTRLEDHIRHVVQTLGGGVGGTSAGAMSQSQYALAGEKDLISQDVLTNAQTRYLDDADGGSGIHADFLGFVANTVIDSHFNDRGRLARLLGVMAKANADFGLTTGLLGIGLGDQTGLAIRSDRAEVIGQGSVSFLQATPETVTHRPSGAPLYMTNVRADVLTEGWSFNLSGRAVAAQPAGVVTVGYAGDSAANRGALTIQGSKKGNERLYALDPSYFPQSYGLVPTTASTYILNSLGLNDAQNPDNRGAIQETTLRALYDYPHYTGILLSVGAKLSRTQSSPDVIAFGAGTGGSEAAVIVLDGKKIEAKGLSPYAAPTDSGDGSLRAAALVNLRVHILGQTSIWGTRYNTRTHALQQ, from the coding sequence ATGCGCAAGTTCTGGAGCCTGGTACCGGCGCTGATGCTGCTGGCTGCGCCCTGTTACGCCCAGGGAGTGGTGATGGTGGCCGGCGGTGGGTCCGAGGGCGATATTGGTGATACCGCCAGTTGGTCCTACCGGCTTTATCCAACTCTGATCGAAGCGGGCGATGTCAACGGCGACGGCCGCATCACCGTCGCGGTGATCGCCGACTCCTCCCAGAGCGAATTTATTCCGGAGTACTTCGAGTGGTTGGGGGCGGACGATGCCTTTAACGTACTGGTGGCTACCCGCACCCAGGCCAACGACCCGGCGGCGGTGGACCGCGTGCGCGATGTGGACGCCATCTTCATCAAAGGCGGCGATCAGGGTAAATACTACGACAACTGGAACGACACGCGCTTGGAAGATCATATTCGCCATGTGGTCCAGACGCTCGGGGGCGGGGTGGGGGGCACCAGCGCCGGGGCGATGAGCCAGTCGCAGTACGCTCTGGCGGGGGAAAAAGATCTGATTTCCCAGGATGTCCTCACCAACGCCCAGACGCGCTATCTCGACGACGCGGACGGTGGCAGCGGCATCCACGCCGACTTTTTGGGTTTCGTCGCCAATACTGTGATCGATTCGCACTTTAACGATCGAGGACGCCTCGCCCGTTTGCTGGGCGTCATGGCAAAAGCAAACGCGGATTTTGGTCTGACGACAGGGCTTCTGGGCATCGGCCTGGGGGATCAGACCGGGCTTGCCATCCGCAGCGATCGCGCCGAGGTGATCGGTCAGGGCTCGGTCTCGTTTTTGCAGGCGACGCCTGAAACCGTCACCCATAGACCCAGCGGGGCGCCTCTCTACATGACCAACGTGCGGGCGGACGTGCTCACCGAGGGCTGGAGCTTCAACCTGAGCGGGCGCGCAGTTGCCGCGCAGCCGGCGGGGGTCGTGACGGTGGGCTACGCGGGCGACAGCGCCGCCAATCGCGGCGCGCTTACCATCCAGGGCAGCAAAAAGGGCAACGAGCGCCTCTATGCCCTCGATCCCAGTTACTTTCCCCAGAGTTACGGCCTTGTTCCTACGACCGCAAGCACCTACATTTTGAATTCCCTTGGCCTCAACGACGCCCAGAACCCGGACAACCGCGGCGCCATTCAGGAGACGACCCTCAGGGCTCTCTACGACTATCCGCACTACACCGGCATCTTGTTGTCGGTGGGCGCCAAACTTTCTCGGACCCAGAGCAGCCCCGATGTGATCGCGTTTGGGGCCGGTACCGGCGGGTCGGAGGCGGCGGTCATCGTGCTGGACGGTAAAAAGATCGAAGCGAAGGGCCTCTCACCCTACGCCGCGCCCACGGACTCCGGGGACGGCTCGCTGCGCGCCGCCGCTTTGGTGAATCTGCGCGTGCATATCCTGGGCCAGACCAGCATCTGGGGCACCCGCTACAATACCCGCACCCACGCCTTGCAGCAATGA
- a CDS encoding DUF4342 domain-containing protein, translating to MAHNRNFTEEAYVLGNQLVDKVKEAIEEGNVRRILIQDPQGKTLLEIPLNIGVAAGAGLLFFAPLLAGVAGVAAVVSRAKVVIERYEDPAAKKSTGNEPRPIQIEDEDDPPT from the coding sequence ATGGCACATAACCGCAATTTCACTGAGGAAGCCTACGTCCTTGGCAACCAACTCGTAGACAAAGTCAAAGAAGCGATCGAGGAAGGCAACGTTCGCCGCATCTTGATTCAAGATCCCCAGGGCAAAACGTTGCTGGAAATCCCCCTCAACATTGGCGTGGCCGCCGGGGCGGGTTTGTTGTTCTTTGCCCCCCTGCTTGCGGGTGTCGCGGGTGTGGCGGCGGTCGTCTCCCGCGCCAAGGTCGTTATCGAACGCTACGAGGATCCGGCGGCCAAAAAATCGACCGGCAATGAGCCCCGGCCCATTCAGATCGAGGACGAGGACGACCCGCCCACTTGA
- a CDS encoding S41 family peptidase, with protein sequence MQGFFRKSVLLTVILSLVGSAAVTAAPKQPVKLRAEYEARLEDSPKAIVDEVWQTVDREFVDPTFNKQNWIAARGQLLGRDYKSKEEAYEAIRNSLKVLGDPYTRFLDPREFQALRDQTSGELVGVGIQLGVSQASKLPVVVKTLEDSPASRSGIQAKDELLAVDGKPTAKLEIGEVSRMIRGDRGTQVTLSVLRSGQKMSFTITRAPIELKVVTSSLKEENDRKVGYIRLAEFSEKAPSEMQRAFAKLSEAGAQGWVLDLRGNPGGLLDAATRVASLVLDQGTIVSTVDRAGTQDQLTADRHPVTNLPLVVLVDQGSASASEILAGAIQDNRRGTLVGMKTFGKGVIQQVNALSDGSGVNVTIAHYLTPSGNDIHKKGIQPDVVVAFPEEARKAPIEPATGADIQYQRAVTVLAKLIETKPATSARQ encoded by the coding sequence ATGCAAGGTTTCTTCCGAAAGAGTGTCCTGCTCACGGTCATCCTCAGCCTCGTCGGCTCCGCCGCGGTGACGGCCGCCCCCAAGCAGCCCGTCAAGCTGCGCGCCGAGTACGAAGCCAGGCTCGAAGATTCACCCAAAGCGATCGTCGATGAAGTCTGGCAGACGGTGGACCGCGAGTTCGTCGATCCGACCTTCAACAAACAAAACTGGATAGCGGCGCGCGGGCAGTTGCTGGGCCGCGACTACAAAAGCAAAGAAGAAGCCTACGAGGCGATTCGCAATTCCTTGAAGGTGCTGGGCGATCCGTACACCCGCTTTCTCGACCCGCGCGAATTTCAGGCGTTGCGCGATCAGACCAGCGGCGAACTGGTGGGTGTCGGTATTCAACTGGGGGTCTCCCAGGCGAGCAAACTGCCGGTGGTCGTCAAGACCCTCGAAGATAGCCCCGCCAGCCGCTCGGGCATCCAAGCCAAAGACGAGTTGCTCGCCGTCGACGGCAAACCGACCGCCAAGCTCGAGATTGGCGAAGTCTCCCGGATGATCCGCGGCGATCGCGGCACCCAGGTAACGCTGTCGGTGCTGCGCTCGGGCCAGAAGATGAGTTTTACGATCACCCGCGCTCCGATCGAATTGAAGGTGGTCACCAGCTCCCTAAAGGAAGAAAATGACCGCAAAGTAGGCTACATCCGCCTTGCGGAATTTTCTGAAAAGGCTCCTAGCGAGATGCAGCGGGCCTTTGCCAAGCTGAGCGAAGCAGGGGCACAAGGCTGGGTGCTCGACCTGCGCGGCAACCCCGGCGGTCTGCTCGATGCTGCCACCCGCGTGGCCAGCCTGGTCCTCGACCAAGGCACGATTGTCTCGACGGTCGATCGCGCCGGCACCCAGGATCAGCTGACCGCCGATCGCCACCCGGTGACCAACCTGCCCCTGGTGGTGCTGGTCGATCAGGGTTCGGCCTCAGCCAGCGAGATTCTCGCCGGCGCCATCCAGGACAACCGGCGCGGCACCCTGGTAGGCATGAAGACCTTCGGCAAAGGGGTCATCCAGCAGGTGAACGCCCTCTCCGACGGTTCCGGGGTGAATGTCACCATCGCCCACTACCTGACCCCCTCCGGCAACGATATCCACAAAAAGGGCATCCAGCCCGATGTGGTCGTGGCCTTTCCGGAGGAGGCGCGCAAGGCTCCCATCGAGCCTGCCACCGGCGCCGACATCCAGTACCAGCGCGCTGTGACGGTATTGGCCAAGCTCATCGAGACCAAACCGGCCACCAGCGCCCGCCAGTAA
- a CDS encoding TMEM165/GDT1 family protein — protein sequence MDWKLVGVTFGAIFLAELGDKTQLATFLMTAKSGSPWAVFLGSSLALVLASLLGVLAGAWLSKLIPPTYLQLGAAAGFVIIGCLMFYQVWRGG from the coding sequence ATGGACTGGAAACTGGTGGGCGTCACTTTTGGGGCCATTTTCCTGGCGGAGTTGGGGGATAAGACGCAGCTTGCCACGTTTTTGATGACCGCCAAGTCGGGCTCGCCCTGGGCGGTGTTCCTGGGCTCTTCGCTGGCGCTGGTATTGGCGAGCCTGTTGGGGGTGCTGGCGGGCGCGTGGCTGAGCAAGCTTATTCCTCCTACCTATTTGCAACTGGGCGCAGCGGCGGGCTTTGTGATCATTGGCTGCTTGATGTTCTACCAGGTCTGGCGCGGCGGCTAG
- a CDS encoding adenosine deaminase, giving the protein MSLHAELHRHLGGSVVPRILWRYLVRQDHPLAEQYPEYKDFEAFFTRPRRSLEEYLELHTLVEHVQTLDALPYFVMRLIRGAYIFENLAYLEIRYTPYLRTDRNLDEDQRIAQMAEVVRAIGDAARSPEYPIVTSQILCMHSRLSDKVNRAIVDLAAAMPEYICGIDVAGGDSHYAARLETFADLYKYALAMGIKTTAHLYETKDGIYPQLLPYVCRIGHGIQIPLLYPELLPQLAARRQCLEICPTTYIKTGTLSDIGQLRPVFERCFEAGVDIAICTDNAGLHDVRLPFEYENLLTNDVIDFKQLKACQEASFRHAFAWPHAKPPQAMLTAQTVG; this is encoded by the coding sequence ATGTCTTTGCACGCCGAACTTCATCGTCACCTGGGCGGGTCGGTGGTCCCCCGGATCCTCTGGCGCTACCTGGTGCGCCAGGATCACCCGCTTGCTGAGCAGTATCCCGAGTACAAAGATTTCGAAGCCTTTTTTACCCGCCCCCGCCGCAGCCTCGAAGAATACCTCGAACTGCACACCCTTGTCGAGCACGTCCAGACGCTCGATGCCCTGCCTTATTTTGTCATGCGCCTCATCCGGGGCGCTTATATTTTTGAGAATCTCGCCTACCTCGAAATTCGCTACACGCCCTACCTGCGCACCGACCGCAACTTAGATGAAGATCAGCGTATCGCCCAGATGGCCGAGGTGGTGCGCGCGATCGGCGATGCCGCCCGCTCTCCTGAGTACCCGATCGTCACCAGCCAGATCCTCTGCATGCACAGCCGCCTGAGCGATAAGGTCAACCGGGCGATCGTGGATCTGGCCGCTGCGATGCCCGAATATATCTGCGGTATCGACGTGGCCGGAGGCGACAGCCACTACGCAGCCCGGCTTGAGACGTTCGCAGATCTCTACAAATACGCCTTGGCGATGGGCATCAAGACCACCGCCCACCTCTACGAGACCAAAGACGGCATCTACCCGCAACTCTTGCCCTACGTCTGCCGCATCGGCCACGGCATTCAGATTCCGCTGCTGTACCCGGAGCTTTTGCCGCAACTGGCCGCCCGCCGCCAGTGTCTGGAAATCTGCCCGACCACCTATATCAAGACCGGCACCCTGAGCGACATCGGCCAGTTGCGCCCCGTCTTCGAGCGCTGCTTTGAAGCGGGAGTTGACATCGCTATCTGCACCGACAACGCCGGTTTGCACGATGTGCGGCTGCCCTTCGAGTACGAAAATCTGCTCACCAACGACGTCATCGATTTCAAGCAGCTCAAAGCCTGCCAGGAGGCGAGCTTCCGCCACGCCTTCGCCTGGCCCCACGCCAAGCCGCCCCAGGCGATGCTCACCGCCCAGACCGTCGGCTGA
- a CDS encoding metallophosphoesterase family protein codes for MRVQAVHKQPFHAIPYRAVASSGEVRNRWFGLSHATVDRLPEGCDAVFACSDLQGIFERAGEEAPRLLGEAVAAELAKLALGGYLPGAARVGVLLCGDLFVRPQLDRRGGIGDVRPVWRAFARHFRWVAGVAGNHDDFGTAKERAAFLSEPGIYLLDGEVVDLGGLRVAGLGGIIGDPVKPQRRKEKDFVRALKKLVGARPDVMLLHQGPDAPELKLSGHRAVREVLGRAPVPLVMSGHTHWKEPLATNFRGSQLLNLEGRGLLLQRGVPSLPAGLKLQFSGAHWHLAAEI; via the coding sequence ATGCGCGTTCAAGCCGTCCACAAGCAGCCTTTTCATGCCATTCCCTACCGTGCCGTCGCCTCGAGCGGTGAGGTGCGAAACCGCTGGTTCGGATTGTCCCACGCGACGGTGGACCGGCTGCCCGAGGGGTGCGATGCGGTGTTTGCCTGCTCGGATTTGCAGGGGATCTTCGAGCGGGCGGGTGAAGAGGCGCCCCGCCTGCTCGGTGAAGCGGTGGCGGCGGAGTTGGCGAAACTTGCGCTCGGCGGTTATTTGCCCGGGGCCGCTCGGGTGGGGGTGCTGCTGTGCGGCGATTTGTTCGTGCGTCCCCAACTCGACCGGCGCGGCGGCATCGGCGATGTGCGTCCGGTGTGGCGGGCTTTTGCGCGGCACTTTCGCTGGGTGGCGGGGGTGGCGGGCAACCACGACGACTTTGGTACCGCCAAAGAGCGCGCCGCTTTTTTGTCCGAACCCGGTATTTATCTGCTCGACGGCGAGGTGGTCGACCTGGGCGGATTGCGGGTGGCGGGTCTGGGGGGGATCATCGGCGATCCGGTCAAGCCCCAGCGCCGCAAGGAAAAAGATTTTGTGCGCGCGCTCAAAAAGCTCGTCGGTGCCCGGCCGGATGTGATGCTGCTGCACCAGGGGCCGGACGCCCCCGAGCTTAAATTAAGTGGCCATCGGGCCGTGCGCGAGGTGCTCGGCCGCGCCCCCGTTCCCCTGGTGATGAGCGGCCATACCCACTGGAAAGAACCGCTCGCTACCAATTTCCGCGGCTCGCAGCTGCTCAATCTCGAAGGGCGGGGCTTGCTGCTGCAGCGCGGGGTGCCCAGCCTGCCGGCAGGGCTCAAGTTGCAGTTTTCGGGAGCGCACTGGCATCTGGCAGCGGAGATATAA
- the cobW gene encoding cobalamin biosynthesis protein CobW, with translation MQKVPVTVITGFLGSGKTTLIRHILTHNQGLRIAVLVNEFGELGIDGELVKACGGCGEEDIVELTNGCLCCTVQEEFLPTMQRLIARRGEIDHILVETSGLALPKPLVQAFRWPEIRNGATVDGVVTIVDAASIARGGLFEGTSDAPGHGATEAELAELFEDQLACADLVLLNKIDQLIPEEQPAVEAHLRALLPDSVKLIAASHSRVDPRTLLGQGQAVEDQIANRPSHHDSAAEHEHDEGIRALSVQLEGPQDPDRLVAALQQLVRSHEIYRIKGFAHAAGKPLRLVIQGVGHRFERYFDRPWGKEETRRTDLVIIGKDLEAEKIRRELALLISPLPDASALPKTAT, from the coding sequence ATGCAGAAAGTACCCGTCACGGTGATCACCGGCTTTTTGGGAAGCGGCAAGACGACCCTTATCCGCCACATCCTCACCCACAACCAGGGGCTACGCATCGCTGTGCTGGTTAACGAGTTCGGTGAACTGGGCATCGACGGCGAACTGGTGAAAGCCTGCGGCGGCTGCGGCGAGGAGGACATTGTTGAATTGACCAACGGCTGCCTGTGCTGCACGGTGCAGGAAGAGTTTCTGCCCACGATGCAGCGCCTCATCGCTCGCCGGGGTGAGATCGACCACATTCTGGTCGAGACTTCCGGTCTGGCGCTTCCCAAGCCGCTGGTGCAGGCCTTTCGCTGGCCCGAAATTCGCAATGGCGCCACGGTGGACGGGGTGGTGACGATTGTAGATGCCGCTTCTATTGCCCGGGGCGGCCTGTTCGAGGGCACCAGCGACGCGCCTGGCCACGGCGCGACCGAGGCAGAACTGGCGGAGCTATTCGAAGATCAACTGGCCTGTGCCGACTTGGTTTTGCTCAACAAGATCGATCAGCTGATACCAGAGGAACAACCGGCCGTCGAAGCGCACCTGCGCGCTTTGCTGCCGGATTCGGTCAAGCTCATCGCCGCAAGCCACAGCCGGGTGGACCCACGTACCCTGCTGGGCCAGGGCCAGGCGGTCGAAGATCAGATCGCCAACCGCCCCAGCCACCACGACAGCGCAGCAGAACACGAACACGACGAAGGCATCCGGGCGCTCAGTGTGCAGCTGGAAGGACCGCAAGATCCCGACCGGCTGGTGGCGGCACTGCAACAGCTGGTGCGCTCCCACGAAATCTACCGGATCAAGGGCTTTGCCCACGCCGCCGGTAAACCCCTGCGCCTGGTGATCCAGGGGGTGGGCCACCGCTTCGAGCGCTACTTCGACCGTCCGTGGGGCAAAGAAGAAACCCGCCGCACCGATCTGGTGATCATCGGCAAAGATCTGGAGGCGGAAAAGATCCGACGGGAACTCGCCCTGCTTATATCTCCGCTGCCAGATGCCAGTGCGCTCCCGAAAACTGCAACTTGA
- a CDS encoding DoxX family protein has product MNRILALLIGGYGGAAPLADVGLLVLRVFAGLTMASHGLGKVPPDAGLVETVASLGFAAPVFFAWSAGLAELVGGILLAVGLLTRPAAAAILFTMLVAGFILHGSQPFAEKELALLYAAVSFAFLLAGAGRFSLDGWIGERLLGSSAAVRPLGRDRAPSPR; this is encoded by the coding sequence ATGAATCGGATCCTTGCTTTGTTGATTGGTGGTTACGGAGGCGCTGCACCTCTGGCGGATGTCGGTTTGCTGGTGCTGCGGGTGTTTGCCGGGCTCACGATGGCGAGCCATGGCCTGGGCAAGGTGCCCCCCGACGCAGGGCTGGTGGAGACGGTGGCGAGCCTGGGGTTTGCGGCGCCGGTCTTTTTTGCCTGGTCGGCGGGCCTTGCCGAACTGGTGGGGGGCATCCTTCTGGCAGTCGGACTTTTGACCCGGCCGGCGGCGGCTGCCATTCTCTTTACGATGCTGGTAGCGGGCTTCATCCTGCATGGCTCCCAGCCTTTTGCTGAAAAGGAACTGGCCCTGTTGTACGCGGCGGTGTCCTTCGCCTTTTTGTTGGCGGGGGCGGGACGGTTCAGCCTCGACGGGTGGATCGGCGAGCGGTTGCTGGGTAGCAGTGCTGCAGTTCGTCCCCTCGGCCGCGACCGCGCCCCTTCGCCCAGATGA
- a CDS encoding type II toxin-antitoxin system VapC family toxin: MPEVFLDTAYAIALSSSSDRYHGRAVELAERLETSAARMVTTQAVLLEIGNALSKLRYRPAAVQLLTAIETDPNVDVVPLTESLYAQAFALFRARPDKEWGLIDCVSFVVMSQRGIVNALTTDEHFQQMGFRALLRD; the protein is encoded by the coding sequence ATGCCTGAGGTGTTCTTGGACACCGCCTATGCCATTGCTTTGTCGTCATCCTCAGACCGTTATCATGGGCGGGCTGTGGAACTGGCCGAGCGGCTCGAAACCTCGGCAGCGCGAATGGTAACGACACAAGCGGTATTGTTGGAGATTGGCAATGCCCTTTCCAAGCTCCGTTACCGCCCGGCTGCGGTGCAGTTGTTGACAGCAATCGAAACCGACCCCAACGTGGACGTCGTGCCGCTGACGGAGAGTCTGTACGCCCAAGCCTTCGCCCTTTTTCGCGCCCGGCCCGATAAAGAATGGGGGTTGATCGACTGCGTGTCGTTCGTCGTCATGAGCCAGCGCGGTATCGTCAATGCTTTGACTACCGACGAACACTTTCAGCAAATGGGTTTTCGCGCGCTTCTGCGGGATTGA
- a CDS encoding antitoxin family protein, with product MSQTIDAVFDGTVLRPEEPLQLQANTRVRITVVEVVPSNSTDQADSFLKTAKALRLDGPPDWSANIDQHLYGEQTQ from the coding sequence GTGAGCCAAACTATTGATGCAGTTTTCGATGGAACCGTGTTGCGCCCTGAGGAACCGTTGCAACTCCAAGCCAATACGCGGGTGCGAATCACCGTTGTCGAAGTCGTGCCCTCCAATTCAACGGACCAAGCAGACTCGTTCTTAAAGACGGCCAAAGCGCTCCGGCTCGATGGCCCCCCGGACTGGTCGGCCAATATTGACCAGCACTTGTACGGCGAGCAAACGCAGTAA
- the ubiE gene encoding bifunctional demethylmenaquinone methyltransferase/2-methoxy-6-polyprenyl-1,4-benzoquinol methylase UbiE has protein sequence MQGSREIQGIFNAIAPVYDQINDRMSFGLHRVWKKMATRWTDCKPGDTVLDLCCGTGDLAFLLARRVGVAGTVWGVDFAAAQLAQARRRDREGQVRWLEADALDLPFDDDSFDALTQGFGLRNVVDIPACFTQLHRVLKPGGRAVILDLHAPADAAWRAFQRWYLEGRVTELGRAQGLEAEYAYIAPSLERFPTGDEQVRLARQAGFSQARHYPLIGGTVGVLVATMSFR, from the coding sequence ATGCAGGGTAGCCGGGAGATCCAGGGCATCTTCAACGCCATCGCGCCGGTCTATGACCAGATCAACGACCGGATGAGCTTCGGTTTGCACCGGGTCTGGAAGAAGATGGCCACCCGTTGGACCGATTGCAAGCCGGGGGATACGGTGCTCGATCTGTGCTGCGGCACCGGGGATCTGGCATTTTTGCTCGCTCGTCGGGTGGGGGTGGCAGGTACTGTCTGGGGGGTCGATTTTGCCGCCGCCCAACTGGCCCAGGCCCGCCGCCGCGACCGCGAGGGGCAGGTGCGTTGGCTCGAAGCGGATGCCCTCGATTTACCCTTCGACGACGACAGCTTCGACGCGCTGACCCAGGGTTTCGGACTGCGCAACGTCGTCGATATTCCCGCCTGCTTCACACAGCTACACCGGGTACTCAAACCCGGCGGCCGGGCGGTGATTCTCGATTTGCACGCCCCGGCCGACGCCGCTTGGCGGGCTTTTCAGCGCTGGTATCTCGAAGGCCGGGTCACCGAACTCGGCCGCGCCCAGGGCCTCGAAGCCGAATACGCCTACATCGCCCCGAGCCTGGAGCGCTTTCCCACAGGAGACGAGCAGGTGCGCCTTGCCCGGCAAGCCGGATTCAGTCAAGCGCGCCACTACCCTCTTATCGGCGGAACAGTTGGGGTGCTTGTGGCCACCATGTCATTCAGATAG